From Triticum urartu cultivar G1812 chromosome 2, Tu2.1, whole genome shotgun sequence, a single genomic window includes:
- the LOC125533653 gene encoding BAG family molecular chaperone regulator 1-like: MMKLRYPNPKRLFRRSSSKISRSSSSCSSSSDNGSDASCGIGGGGGSGEIEWEVRPGGMLVQRRDGRGEVEIITVRVATGYSWHEVSVGATCTFGELKVLVSMVTGLEPREQRLLFRGKEKEDSDHLHMVGVRDKDKVLLLEDPALKDMKLRAALAAQAVQSPYQTFIKV; the protein is encoded by the exons ATGATGAAGCTGAGGTACCCCAACCCCAAGAGGCTCTTCAGGAGGAGCTCCTCCAAGATCAGCAGGTCTAGTAGCagctgcagcagcagcagcgacaaCGGCAGCGATGCCTCCTGTGGcatcggtggcggcggcggcagcggggaGATCGAGTGGGAGGTGCGGCCGGGGGGCATGCTGGTGCAGAGGAGGGACGGGAGGGGCGAAGTCGAGATCATCACAGTCAGGGTGGCCACTGGCTACTCCTGGCATGAGGTGTCCGTTGGAGCTACCTGCACTTTTG GTGAACTGAAGGTGTTAGTGTCCATGGTGACGGGGCTCGAGCCGAGGGAGCAGAGGCTGTTGTTCAGGGGCAAGGAGAAGGAGGACAGTGACCACCTCCACATGGTTGGGGTGAGGGACAAGGACAAGGTGCTCCTCCTCGAGGACCCTGCCCTCAAGGACATGAAGCTCCGGGCAGCGCTCGCAGCCCAGGCCGTGCAGAGCCCGTATCAAACTTTTATCAAGGTGTAG